In one Arachis duranensis cultivar V14167 chromosome 9, aradu.V14167.gnm2.J7QH, whole genome shotgun sequence genomic region, the following are encoded:
- the LOC107467523 gene encoding uncharacterized protein LOC107467523 isoform X1: MLPTSSSKGRASSSSSSSRPNPMLLPYLRRIIKWQQMDIEYTFWQMLHLCTSPKVVYQHTKYHKQTKNQWARDDPAFVVICSLLLAISTLAYCAAYDHSSAHAIFVVFSVLLFHFFLTGLFLATFCWFLTNAYLREEAPNSYVVEQRVEWMYAFDVHCNSFFPMFVLLYVIHYFLSPLLVAHGFIPVLLSNLLFMVGASYYHYLNFLGYDVLPFLERTTFFLYPIGVVIVLSPILILSGFNPSRYFMNVYFSRQI, translated from the exons ATGTTGCCCACATCATCTTCGAAAGGACGCGCTTcgtcctcctcttcttcttctcgaccTAATCCCATGCTCCTTCCCTACCTCCGTAGAATCATCAAG TGGCAACAAATGGATATCGAATATACGTTTTGGCAAATGCTTCATCTATGTACGTCACCAAAAGTTGT CTACCAGCATACAAAGTATCATAAAC AAACCAAGAACCAATGGGCACGTGACGACCCTGCTTTTGTTGTGATCTGCAGCCTTCTTTTGGCCATTTCAACTCTGGCTTATTGTGCAGC gTATGATCATAGTAGTGCACATGCAATTTTTGTTGTCTTCTCAGTATtgctcttccacttctttttgACTGGGTTAtttctagctactttttgttG GTTCCTAACTAATGCCTATCTTCGAGAAGAGGCTCCAAATAGCTATGTGGTGGAACAGCGTGTTGAATG gatgtATGCATTTGATGTGCATTGTAACTCTTTCTTCCCAATGTTTGTATTGCTATATG TGATCCATTATTTTCTGTCTCCTCTATTGGTGGCTCATGGCTTCATTCCAGTTTTGCTGTCAAATCTACTGTTCATGGTGGGCGCATCATACTATcattatctaaattttttaggTTACGATG TTCTGCCCTTTTTGGAGAGGACCACCTTTTTCCTTTACCCGATTGGTGTTGTAATTGTCCTATCTCCCATTT TGATTTTGAGTGGCTTCAATCCTTCTAGATACTTCATGAATGTGTACTTCAGCCGACAAATATGA
- the LOC107467418 gene encoding probable cinnamyl alcohol dehydrogenase — translation MGSLEAERTTVGWAARDPSGVLSPYTYPLRDTGPDDVYIKVHYCGLCHSDLHQIKNDLGMSNYPMVPGHEVVGEVLEVGSNVTRFEVGEIVGAGLLVGCCKTCSACESDVENYCSKKIWSYNDVYVDGRPTQGGFAETMIVEQKFVVKIPEGMEPEQVAPLLCAGVTVYSPLAHFGLKKSGLRGGILGLGGVGHMGVKIAKALGHHITVISSSDKKKKEALEDLGADSYLVSSDSSSMQEAADSLDYIIDTVPVGHPLEPYLSLLKLDGKLILMGVINTPLQFVSPMVMLGRKSITGSFIGSMKETEEMLQFWKEKGLSSMIEIVNMDYINTAVERLEKNDVRYRFVVDVKGSKLDQ, via the exons ATGGGTAGCCTTGAGGCCGAAAGGACAACTGTTGGATGGGCAGCTAGAGACCCTTCTGGTGTTCTTTCTCCATACACATACCCTCTCAG AGACACGGGCCCCGATGATGTTTACATCAAAGTTCACTACTGTGGACTCTGCCATTCCGATCTCCACCAAATTAAAAACGATCTTGGCATGTCCAATTACCCTATGGTCCCTGGCCACGAAGTCGTAGGGGAGGTTCTCGAGGTTGGCTCCAACGTTACGAGGTTCGAAGTGGGTGAGATCGTGGGAGCGGGACTCCTCGTTGGTTGCTGCAAAACCTGCTCTGCATGCGAATCTGATGTAGAGAATTACTGCAGCAAGAAGATCTGGTCTTACAACGATGTTTACGTTGATGGAAGACCCACTCAGGGTGGCTTCGCTGAAACCATGATCGTTGAGCAAAA GTTTGTTGTGAAGATACCAGAAGGCATGGAGCCAGAGCAAGTTGCGCCATTGTTGTGTGCAGGTGTGACTGTGTACAGTCCACTGGCGCACTTTGGGTTGAAGAAGAGTGGTCTGAGAGGTGGAATATTGGGGCTTGGTGGAGTTGGACACATGGGTGTGAAGATCGCAAAGGCACTGGGTCACCACATCACTGTTATAAGCTCTTctgataagaagaagaaagaagcacTTGAGGATCTTGGTGCTGATAGCTACTTGGTTAGCTCTGATTCTTCAAGCATGCAAGAAGCTGCTGATTCACTTGATTACATCATTGACACTGTCCCTGTTGGACACCCTCTTGAACCTTATCTGTCTCTTCTCAAGCTTGATGGCAAGTTGATCTTGATGGGTGTCATCAACACCCCTCTTCAATTCGTTAGCCCTATGGTCATGCTTG GGAGGAAATCAATCACGGGAAGTTTCATTGGGAGCATGAAGGAGACCGAGGAGATGCTGCAATTCTGGAAGGAGAAGGGACTGAGTTCCATGATTGAGATTGTGAACATGGATTATATCAACACAGCAGTGGAAAGACTGGAGAAGAACGATGTGAGATACAGGTTTGTTGTGGATGTTAAAGGAAGCAAGCTTGATCAGTGA
- the LOC107467523 gene encoding uncharacterized protein LOC107467523 isoform X2, translating into MLPTSSSKGRASSSSSSSRPNPMLLPYLRRIIKWQQMDIEYTFWQMLHLCTSPKVVYQHTKYHKQTKNQWARDDPAFVVICSLLLAISTLAYCAAYDHSSAHAIFVVFSVLLFHFFLTGLFLATFCWFLTNAYLREEAPNSYVVEQRVECDPLFSVSSIGGSWLHSSFAVKSTVHGGRIILSLSKFFRLRCSALFGEDHLFPLPDWCCNCPISHFDFEWLQSF; encoded by the exons ATGTTGCCCACATCATCTTCGAAAGGACGCGCTTcgtcctcctcttcttcttctcgaccTAATCCCATGCTCCTTCCCTACCTCCGTAGAATCATCAAG TGGCAACAAATGGATATCGAATATACGTTTTGGCAAATGCTTCATCTATGTACGTCACCAAAAGTTGT CTACCAGCATACAAAGTATCATAAAC AAACCAAGAACCAATGGGCACGTGACGACCCTGCTTTTGTTGTGATCTGCAGCCTTCTTTTGGCCATTTCAACTCTGGCTTATTGTGCAGC gTATGATCATAGTAGTGCACATGCAATTTTTGTTGTCTTCTCAGTATtgctcttccacttctttttgACTGGGTTAtttctagctactttttgttG GTTCCTAACTAATGCCTATCTTCGAGAAGAGGCTCCAAATAGCTATGTGGTGGAACAGCGTGTTGAATG TGATCCATTATTTTCTGTCTCCTCTATTGGTGGCTCATGGCTTCATTCCAGTTTTGCTGTCAAATCTACTGTTCATGGTGGGCGCATCATACTATcattatctaaattttttaggTTACGATG TTCTGCCCTTTTTGGAGAGGACCACCTTTTTCCTTTACCCGATTGGTGTTGTAATTGTCCTATCTCCCATTT TGATTTTGAGTGGCTTCAATCCTTCTAG